The nucleotide sequence ATCAGACATTACCCATATATCATTTTCTATTACAATTTTTGCAATAGCTTCTAAATCTGATTTTTCCATAATAGAACCTGTCGGATTATTCGGAAAAGGTAATACCAAAATTTTTGTTTTATCAGTAATCGCATCAAGTAGTTCTTGAGGTGTTAATCTAAAATCATTTTCTGCTTTCAAGTCGATAATAACAGGCTTCGCACCTGCTAATACAGCACAAGGTTCGTAAGAAACATAGCTGGGTTGAGGAATTATAACTTCATCTCCTGAGTTAATCATAGCTCTGAAACCGATATCAATAGCTTCTGAACCACCTACTGTAACCAAAACTTCATGTTCAAAATCATAACTGATTCCTTGTGTTCTTTTGGTAAAATTGGCAATTTCTTGTTTTAAATCTTTTAAACCGGAATTCGAGGTATAAAAAGTACGTCCACGTTCTAAAGAATAAATACCTTCATCTCTTATATGCCAAGGGGTATCAAAATCAGGCTCTCCAACACCAAGAGAAATTGCGTCTTGCATTTCATGAACTATATCAAAAAATTTTCTTATACCTGACGGTTTTATATTTATAACACTTTTTGAAAGAGGGTTTTTCATGGAGTAATTACCTCTCTTTTATCTTCTATCTTCTTTGACAAAACCGTACCGTGGTCTTTGTATTTTTTCAATATAAAATGAGTAGCGGTACTCAAAACACTGTTTAACGTAGATAATTTATCAGAAACAAAACTTGAAATTTCTTTCAATGATTTTTCTTCTAATGTCACAAGTAAATCATATCCGCCTGAAATCAAATAGACAGCTCTAACCTCAGGATAGTTATATATTCTTTCGGCAATGTTATCAAAGCCTTGACCACGTTGAGGCGTGACTCTTACTTCTATCAATGCGGTAACCTTTTCGATAGATGTTTTTTCCCAATTTATCAAAGTATGATAACCGCAAATTATACCTTCATTTTCCAATGCGGCGAGTTCATTAACGACATCAATTTCTTCTACACCAAGAATAACAGCGAGTTCTTTCAAATCAATTCTGCTGTTTTTTTCAATTACAGTTAATAATTCGTCTCTCATGATTTCTCCTTTTAGATATTATACATTATATCACCAGATACAAAATAAAAAGCAACTATTTACATAAAAAAGGACGCTAAATGCGTCCTTAAATTTAGCTATAGTATTCTTCGTCAGAAACAGGCTCTAACCATTCAACAATACCAAGGTTGATATTTGCCCCTATCGCAAGATGAACAAGTTTAGAATTTTCAGTTGCACCATGCCAGTGCTCTTTATCGGGTGGAATTTTAACGACATCACCTTTTGTAATTTTCTTTTTTGAACTTCCTCTTTCTTGATAGTATCCTTCGCCATCTATAACCAACAAGATTTGTCCGCCTGGGTGTTTATGCCAGTTATTACGGCTTTTTGCTTCAAATACCACATTCCAAATCGGACAATTAAAGTCATCAATTTCAACCAAGGTTTGGGCAGAGGCAAGCCCCACAAAATACTGATTTTCACTCAATTCTGCCGTTTTGAAAACAGGGTCAATTATTTGTTTCATAAAAACACCTTTCTATAGAACCTTTTTAACATCATCGACAATTAATTCAGGAGTCAAATGATATTTTTCAAATAAAACCTCCATGGGAACTCTATCTGTAAATTCTTTCTTTCCGCCAAAATTTAAAACTTTCATATCAGTTGGTCCATAAAAGCTTGCAATTTTTTGTCCAAAGCCACCATCTAAAATCCCACTTTCTAAAGTAACTACAACTTGATGATTATTTTTTAGTGAATTTAAAAGTTCTTCATCAGTACCTGTTAAGAATTTTGGATTTATCAAAGTAGCATTTATTCCCAATTTCTTTTGTAATTCTGTCTTTACAGCCACTCCAAGATTAAAGAAATTTCCCACAGCAATTATCGCAACTTTATCACCTTGTTCAACAGTTTCATATTTATTTAACAAGGAATAATTCGTTTCATCCTTTTTACCCGTAGATACAAATGCGCCAAAAGGCACTCTTATTGCAACAGGATGCTCTTTTTGTTCAACAGACCAATCAAGCATAGCCAGATACTCTTCCTTTGTTGTAGGAGCTAAATAAACAATATTTGGAATATTGCTAATCAAAGGAATGTCAAAAGAGCCCAAGTGCGTCATATCAGCATTTGAAAGCCCTCCCCAATATACCAAAATGGTTGCGGGTGAGTTATTTAAGCATAAATCTTGTGAAAGTTGGTCATACGTTCTTTGAACAAAGGAGCTCAATATCGCCAATACAGGTTTTCCGCCGTTTTTTGCAATAGCTGAAGAATATGCGATTGCGTGCTCCTCTGCAATTCCTACATCTGTATAATTGTCGCCAAGCAAACTTCTGAATTCTTTTGAAAATCCTGTAGCACCCGGAGTTGCAGGCGAAATAGCAACAACAGTTTTATCATTTTTTTGTTTGTTCAAAATATAATCAGTAGTTATACTGTCATAGCTTTCAACTTGTGTTATTGTTTCATTTTTAGGCTCCATAAATCCAGGCATTTGCCAATGATAAAATTCTTTATCAATCACAGCAGGTTCATATCCTTTACCTTTTAAGGTGTGAATATGTAAAACCGTAGGTTTTTCAGAATCTTTAATATTTTCAAAAGCCGAAATCATCAATTTTATATCATTTCCATTCTCAACATAATGATAATCAAACCCTAAAGCCTTAAAGAAATTAAGCTCTGATTTTCCATTAGTTTTTCTTAGCAATTTTAAATTTTCATACAAGCCGCCATGATTTTCAGCAATAGACATTTCGTTGTCATTGACAACAATAATAATGTTTGACCCCAAGACAGCTGCATTATTAAGCCCCTCGTAAGCCTCTCCGCCACTTAAAGAGCCATCGCCGATTAAAGCAATTACGTTGTATTTTTCACCCTTCAAATCTCTTGCTTTAGCCAATCCTGTAGCCAAACTTACCGATGTTGAAGTATGTCCAATTATGAAATGGTCATGTTCACTTTCTTCAGGATTTGAATAGCCCGAAACAGAGAAATATTTATCAGCTGTTGTAAAGCCCTCTTTTCTGCCTGTCAACATTTTATGAGGATAACATTGATGGGAAACATCAAATACAAACTTGTCGACAGGCGAATTAAATACATAGTGCATCGCAATTGACGCCTCAACTATTCCTAAATCCGGACCCAAGTGGCCCCCTATCGTATTTACTCTTTTTAAAATACAATTTCTCATTTCAGCCGAAAGCTCATCCATTTCAGCAACTGAAAGTTCTTTCAAATCTTGTGGTGAATCAATTTTGTCTAATATCATTTTTCTACCTTTATTTTTAACTTAAATCTATGATATTATAATTTTAAAACTTGATAGTAACTATCAGTCAAGGGGGGTAAAATGTACACAATAAAAGAAGTATCAGAAAAAACGGGAATATCTGAACATACACTCAGATTTTGGGCAAAAAATGAGCTATTTCCAGAAATATCAAGAAATAAAAATAATATCAGAATGTTTAACGAAAACGATTTGGCATGGGTAAAAATGGTTAATTGCCTTCGGAGCGTTGGGACAGAAATAAAAGAAGTAAAAAAATACATTGATTTGTGTCTTGAAGGTGATTCAACTATAAAAGAACGTTTTGAAATAATAAAAAATACAAAAACTAACGCCATAAAAAAAATGGAAGAATTAAAAAATCAACTTGAACTTTTAGACTATAAAGAAAATTATTATAAAAATCTTATAAACAACCACCTCCAAGATGAGTGGAATCCGGCAAACCAACTTACAAAATGCAATTAATATATTGTAATTTTGCGTTAATTAATGTTAAAAATAATATTCAAAATGACGGTTTTTAGTTCTTTTAAGACTATAATTGGTGAAGGGTGGATATATGAATATTATTGGACTTATCTCCGTTTTACTTATAATAGCTTTAGTTTGTTTTTTGTTCCTCTTTTTTAGGAAAGAGAAATATATTAAAACTTGTGCCACCTTTTTGACAATCATAGCCGTAATCGGAACAGGCATGATTATTTGTGAAAAACCTAAACTTCACGCTCCTGTTTCAATGAGTGTTATTGATTATTTAATAAAATTTAATGATGATGGTTCTGTTATTACAACTAAAAAAACTACTCGTACAAACTATAAAAATAAGGAGATGAAATAATGAAAAAATTCATTTGTTTATTTCTATGTTTTTTTTATTTTGCTTCGTCAAATATTTGTTTTGCGGACTCTACGCATCTTTATTTTGTTAAAAATACCAATAAAAGCCTGCTTAAACCTTATGTTGAACAATCCTATTTGAAAGAAAAATATGACTTAACAAAAACAGATCCTTATTATGGTGTTTTAAAAACTGATAATTCAAATTCTGCATTAATAATTTTGCAAACTACAGGTTCGAATGTGTTTTATTTCTATAAATCAACCTCTAACAATAGACTTGATAAAGCAATATTAAAAATGCTAAAAACAAACAATATTGTTTATGAAGAATCGTTTAATACTAATTATATAAATTTGTTTGAAACTCAATCAAATAAAATCTTGTCAAACAACGGAACCGATTTATATAGTTTTGACTCAACAACAACAAAATATCAAGCTCCCGCAAAAAAAAGTCAAACCAGCCAATCAACTGCATTAAAGGGGTATATAGGGAAAGTAGTTTCGGGCACTACTTTTAAAACATATTTACAAACGCCAATAAACACATCTACTGCCTCAAAAGGAGATGTCGTAACCGCTGTTTTGTCAGAAGATTGGAGCTACAATGGAAATATTATAGCACCACAAGGAAGCTTAGTTTCTGGCATTTTGACCAACGCTAGACATGCTTCAGTTGGTTCTTTTAACGGTAAAGCGATTATTGATTTCAATAAAATTACAACACCAGATAATAAGATTTATTATATTTCTACTGAACCGATTGATTTTTCCGTCACAAATGAGGGAAAAATTGCAAAGTCTACAAAATCTGTAATAACCGCAGCTGCAGTTGGTGCGGTTGTCGGATTACTAGCTGCTGCTTGTTTTAGCGGTAGTGGCTCCAATCTGGGGAAAGCTGCTGCACTTGGTGCCGCTAGCGGTGCCGGCATTAGCTTGGTTTCTTCGGTTGCCGAAAAAGGTGTTGATGCGGAAATTCCTGTTTATACGGATTTGGAATTGAAATTAATAAAACCATTGAATGTAATGTTAAAATATTAAGGATTAAAATTTATGAATAAAAGATTAATAATTATCGGAATTATAATATTAGCAATATCAATAATAGGGAAATTGTTATTTGTTCTTTCAAAAAATATTAAGGTAGATGATTTTCATAAATCAGCGATTATTTTTGTCGTTGATTCATCAGCATCTAACCAAAAAATGTTACCAAAACAAATAAAATATTTAAAATCATTTTGTTCTATTCTTGACCCAGAAGATGAAATAAAAATCTTAAACGTTTCGCAAAAAGCATATTTAATATTTGAAGGTTCCCCAAGTGATTCTTCAGGAATATCAAAAGCCGTAAATACATTTACTAAATATGATGAAAACAATTACGGAACAGCTTATGGCGAAGGGCTTAAAAAAGCATTTTCACATTCTTTAACAATGAAGAAAGAAGGATATGTTCCAGCAATAGTCGTAATCGGCGATTTGGCTAATGAAGGAGATACTTCAACTCAAATTAATTGGGATACTTTGCCGTCTAATGTTGAAAACGTCAAGAAATATGCACCTGACTTAGCTATGATGTTTGTTTTTGCTCATCCTGAAAAACTTGATTTTGTCAAAACAAAACTGGCACCTGTTTTAGGTGAAAAAAGACTCATCATTGCAACCGAGCAAAATTCAACAAAAGCTCAACGTAAATTTTTAGAAGCAATTGGAAGATAGGAGTTTCTTAAATAATGGCATTTACAATAATTTCAAAAAATAAAGAAAAAACATTTTCAGATAAAGAATTAGTCAATATTTGTTCAAAAGATGGTTTCGATTTCAAACTTGATGTCGATTTCGACTTTATGTTGGCTGTCCAATATGATTTAAAAACTAATAAATGTATTCTGTTGAATCAATTTAACAACGAGAAATTTTTATTCAAAGGAAAGCCTCTGCCTGCTCGACTTGAAGTTGAAAAAATATGCAAAATTATGATTGCAGATTCAGATGAGTTTATTACTATAAAAATGATTGGGACTTCCTCTAATGTTGAGCTAAAAGAGGATAATCTTACCGAAAATGATTTAAAAGATTTATATGGCGATGAAGTAAATGCAAAT is from Candidatus Gastranaerophilales bacterium and encodes:
- a CDS encoding cupin domain-containing protein, which codes for MKQIIDPVFKTAELSENQYFVGLASAQTLVEIDDFNCPIWNVVFEAKSRNNWHKHPGGQILLVIDGEGYYQERGSSKKKITKGDVVKIPPDKEHWHGATENSKLVHLAIGANINLGIVEWLEPVSDEEYYS
- a CDS encoding aminotransferase class I/II-fold pyridoxal phosphate-dependent enzyme, coding for MKNPLSKSVINIKPSGIRKFFDIVHEMQDAISLGVGEPDFDTPWHIRDEGIYSLERGRTFYTSNSGLKDLKQEIANFTKRTQGISYDFEHEVLVTVGGSEAIDIGFRAMINSGDEVIIPQPSYVSYEPCAVLAGAKPVIIDLKAENDFRLTPQELLDAITDKTKILVLPFPNNPTGSIMEKSDLEAIAKIVIENDIWVMSDEIYGALTYKGEHTSIASLPGMKERTILINGFSKAYAMTGWRLGYACAPKILIEQMTKIHQFAIMCAPTTSQYAAIEALKHGDDDVKEMKQSYNQRRRFLMHKFKEMDLDCFEPYGAFYVFPCIKEFGLSSEEFATRFLQEEKVATIPGTAFGNSGEGYLRISYAYSLETLKIAMEKLQKFVTKLREENKAEKETATL
- a CDS encoding VWA domain-containing protein, translating into MNKRLIIIGIIILAISIIGKLLFVLSKNIKVDDFHKSAIIFVVDSSASNQKMLPKQIKYLKSFCSILDPEDEIKILNVSQKAYLIFEGSPSDSSGISKAVNTFTKYDENNYGTAYGEGLKKAFSHSLTMKKEGYVPAIVVIGDLANEGDTSTQINWDTLPSNVENVKKYAPDLAMMFVFAHPEKLDFVKTKLAPVLGEKRLIIATEQNSTKAQRKFLEAIGR
- a CDS encoding Lrp/AsnC family transcriptional regulator; the encoded protein is MRDELLTVIEKNSRIDLKELAVILGVEEIDVVNELAALENEGIICGYHTLINWEKTSIEKVTALIEVRVTPQRGQGFDNIAERIYNYPEVRAVYLISGGYDLLVTLEEKSLKEISSFVSDKLSTLNSVLSTATHFILKKYKDHGTVLSKKIEDKREVITP
- a CDS encoding 1-deoxy-D-xylulose-5-phosphate synthase produces the protein MILDKIDSPQDLKELSVAEMDELSAEMRNCILKRVNTIGGHLGPDLGIVEASIAMHYVFNSPVDKFVFDVSHQCYPHKMLTGRKEGFTTADKYFSVSGYSNPEESEHDHFIIGHTSTSVSLATGLAKARDLKGEKYNVIALIGDGSLSGGEAYEGLNNAAVLGSNIIIVVNDNEMSIAENHGGLYENLKLLRKTNGKSELNFFKALGFDYHYVENGNDIKLMISAFENIKDSEKPTVLHIHTLKGKGYEPAVIDKEFYHWQMPGFMEPKNETITQVESYDSITTDYILNKQKNDKTVVAISPATPGATGFSKEFRSLLGDNYTDVGIAEEHAIAYSSAIAKNGGKPVLAILSSFVQRTYDQLSQDLCLNNSPATILVYWGGLSNADMTHLGSFDIPLISNIPNIVYLAPTTKEEYLAMLDWSVEQKEHPVAIRVPFGAFVSTGKKDETNYSLLNKYETVEQGDKVAIIAVGNFFNLGVAVKTELQKKLGINATLINPKFLTGTDEELLNSLKNNHQVVVTLESGILDGGFGQKIASFYGPTDMKVLNFGGKKEFTDRVPMEVLFEKYHLTPELIVDDVKKVL
- a CDS encoding MerR family transcriptional regulator, with protein sequence MYTIKEVSEKTGISEHTLRFWAKNELFPEISRNKNNIRMFNENDLAWVKMVNCLRSVGTEIKEVKKYIDLCLEGDSTIKERFEIIKNTKTNAIKKMEELKNQLELLDYKENYYKNLINNHLQDEWNPANQLTKCN